One part of the Gemmatimonadota bacterium genome encodes these proteins:
- the infB gene encoding translation initiation factor IF-2 codes for MKTGTGEVGPGWVLAAEPSGSGAKTGKVRIYQVAREHDVSSEAVLKIVRDMGVAVKSHMSSIEVDTVEAVRLTFDREKEVARQDDERRKVVHLKADSAGKSAPSAADVVKVSASAGSPKDSKADSAKRRTGRGSRRRGRPSADPKVVQATIRQTMAESGGKRRRHKKKDRAHVEEAEDGNRTLRVSEFMSTSELAALMEVAASQLIGKAMELGSMVTINQRLDRDMIEMLAIEFDHEVVFEMDADEVPYREEEVDPATLAPRGPIVTIMGHVDHGKTSLLDHIRKTNVIAGEAGGITQHIGAYHVKTANGDVTFLDTPGHEAFTAMRARGAQLTDLVVLVVAADDSVMPQTVEAIDHAKAASVPILVAVNKIDRPEANPEQVRQQLTGYGITPEEWGGENIVVDVSAKTGEGVDRLLEMILLQAEVLELKASHDCAARGTIVEARKDRGRGVVVTALVQEGTLRVGDALVAGGEFGRVRAMHDERDHRVESAGPSQPVAVQGFSQVPRAGDSFLVMPS; via the coding sequence ATGAAGACCGGAACGGGTGAAGTGGGCCCCGGGTGGGTCCTCGCCGCCGAGCCTTCGGGATCGGGCGCGAAGACCGGCAAGGTGCGGATCTATCAGGTTGCCAGGGAACATGACGTTTCGTCGGAGGCCGTGCTGAAGATCGTGCGGGACATGGGAGTGGCCGTGAAGAGCCACATGAGCTCCATCGAAGTGGATACGGTGGAAGCCGTCCGGCTGACATTCGATCGAGAGAAAGAAGTGGCCAGGCAGGACGACGAGCGGCGGAAGGTGGTTCATCTGAAGGCGGATTCTGCAGGAAAGAGCGCGCCCTCGGCAGCGGATGTGGTGAAGGTGTCTGCGTCGGCGGGGTCTCCAAAGGACAGCAAAGCCGACAGCGCCAAGCGTCGCACGGGACGGGGTTCCCGCCGGAGAGGGCGTCCGTCGGCAGACCCGAAGGTGGTCCAGGCGACCATCCGCCAGACCATGGCGGAATCGGGGGGCAAGCGCCGACGGCACAAGAAGAAGGACCGGGCTCATGTGGAGGAAGCTGAGGACGGGAACAGGACTCTTCGGGTGTCGGAGTTCATGTCCACTTCCGAGCTGGCCGCACTCATGGAAGTGGCCGCATCCCAGCTGATCGGGAAGGCCATGGAGCTCGGCTCCATGGTGACCATCAATCAGCGTCTCGACCGCGACATGATCGAGATGCTGGCCATCGAGTTCGACCATGAAGTGGTGTTCGAGATGGACGCGGATGAAGTGCCCTACCGCGAAGAGGAAGTGGACCCGGCCACGCTGGCTCCCCGCGGACCGATTGTGACCATCATGGGGCATGTCGACCACGGAAAGACGAGCCTCCTGGACCACATCCGCAAGACGAATGTGATTGCGGGAGAGGCCGGAGGGATTACCCAGCACATCGGCGCCTACCATGTGAAGACGGCGAACGGGGATGTCACCTTCCTGGACACGCCGGGGCATGAGGCATTCACCGCCATGCGGGCTCGTGGCGCGCAGTTGACGGATCTCGTGGTTCTGGTGGTGGCGGCGGATGACTCCGTCATGCCCCAGACGGTGGAGGCCATCGATCATGCGAAGGCCGCCAGCGTGCCCATCCTGGTGGCCGTGAACAAGATCGATCGCCCGGAGGCCAACCCGGAGCAGGTGCGGCAGCAGCTCACGGGTTACGGCATCACCCCCGAGGAGTGGGGTGGAGAGAATATCGTGGTGGATGTTTCCGCGAAGACCGGCGAGGGGGTGGATCGTCTGCTGGAGATGATCCTCCTGCAGGCGGAGGTCCTGGAGCTGAAGGCCAGCCATGATTGCGCCGCACGGGGAACGATCGTGGAGGCCCGGAAGGACCGGGGGCGCGGTGTTGTGGTCACCGCCCTGGTTCAGGAAGGCACGCTTCGCGTTGGAGATGCACTGGTTGCCGGTGGCGAGTTCGGCCGCGTACGGGCCATGCACGACGAGCGCGACCATCGCGTGGAGAGCGCCGGACCCAGTCAGCCTGTCGCGGTCCAGGGGTTCTCTCAGGTGCCGCGCGCGGGAGATTCTTTCCTGGTGATGCCGTC
- a CDS encoding L7Ae/L30e/S12e/Gadd45 family ribosomal protein, with product MEKLARLLGLAMKARMLAVGSRETREGLRRGEVRLVLLAEDGSPRDGERLRRIAAEGKVPVLRGGSRLELGGTLGRGAVAVVGVKDANLAKAVRRDAADADTSRKGRE from the coding sequence ATGGAGAAACTGGCGAGGCTCCTGGGACTTGCGATGAAAGCCCGGATGCTGGCCGTGGGCTCCCGGGAGACGCGGGAAGGTCTGCGCCGCGGTGAAGTGCGCCTGGTGCTGTTGGCCGAGGATGGATCCCCGCGCGACGGGGAGCGTTTGAGAAGGATCGCGGCGGAGGGGAAAGTCCCCGTTCTTCGCGGGGGGAGCCGCCTGGAACTGGGCGGTACTCTGGGCCGAGGGGCGGTCGCTGTGGTGGGTGTGAAGGATGCAAACCTGGCGAAGGCCGTGCGCCGGGATGCGGCAGACGCGGACACGAGCCGGAAGGGGCGTGAATAA
- a CDS encoding YlxR family protein yields the protein MPRWAPAESRWTRTKRRSPRKNRRPRIPGRQRGSKPVSPVRTCVACRKREENTRLLRWVAGASGPVPDEAGRAPGRGAYLCLDEACLDKVLSVRNRKGPDLRGAEMVFRLAIRARLGENVRRKAEKHGETGEAPGTCDESPDAGRGLPGDAGRSAPR from the coding sequence ATGCCGCGATGGGCTCCGGCGGAGAGTCGGTGGACACGGACGAAGCGGAGGAGCCCACGGAAGAACCGGCGGCCGAGGATTCCGGGAAGACAGAGGGGGAGTAAGCCCGTGTCACCCGTCAGGACCTGTGTGGCCTGCCGGAAGCGCGAGGAGAACACGCGTCTTCTGCGCTGGGTGGCCGGGGCGTCCGGGCCGGTTCCGGACGAAGCGGGAAGGGCCCCCGGCAGGGGGGCTTACCTCTGTCTGGATGAGGCCTGCCTGGACAAGGTGCTGAGCGTGCGAAACCGCAAGGGGCCGGATTTGCGGGGTGCGGAAATGGTGTTCCGGCTTGCGATTCGAGCGCGCCTCGGAGAGAATGTCCGGCGCAAAGCGGAGAAGCATGGAGAAACTGGCGAGGCTCCTGGGACTTGCGATGAAAGCCCGGATGCTGGCCGTGGGCTCCCGGGAGACGCGGGAAGGTCTGCGCCGCGGTGA
- the nusA gene encoding transcription termination factor NusA, with protein MNYEVLEALGQIAREKNVEKELVVETLRAGIVSAARRRYGLNADIRVEFDGQTAGMKVTYVRQVVDDLTDPELEIEFDDARLIDPEIRTGGELSVELAFEEFGRNAIQAAKQVVVQRVREAERMKVFDTYHGRVGEIVTGSVQQVSRGNVIVNLGRAEAMLPFREQIRREQYRQGDTVRAIIVEVLRETKGPQIILSRASGEFLAKLFEMEVPEIVEGIVQIKGVAREAGGRTKIAVASTEFRVDPVGACVGMKGSRVQGIVRELSGERIDIVPFSEDPIAFVTKALSPAKILHVLPEEETKTMRVIVTEDQLSLAIGKGGQNVRLAARLTGWEVDLVPDETSADSAAAEVGVPVGEIQGIGPKTLESLVEAGLDTVQAVVRSSLEDLVNVPGVGDVTAQKIYLAAVQHMEEVEAEKAREEAARVDREAAEAKEAADAVASLAAGPVEAEEDPPAEKEEEVFVDPSIQAEEQASLEAARLAEEEEMAALDAAMGSGGESVDTDEAEEPTEEPAAEDSGKTEGE; from the coding sequence ATGAACTACGAAGTGCTGGAAGCTCTCGGTCAGATTGCCCGGGAGAAGAATGTCGAGAAGGAACTTGTCGTGGAGACTCTGCGAGCCGGAATCGTGTCGGCTGCGCGGCGAAGGTACGGTTTGAATGCGGATATCCGCGTGGAGTTTGACGGCCAGACCGCTGGCATGAAGGTGACCTATGTCCGTCAGGTCGTGGACGATCTCACGGACCCCGAACTGGAGATCGAGTTCGACGACGCTCGCCTGATCGATCCGGAAATCCGGACGGGAGGGGAACTGAGCGTGGAGTTGGCCTTCGAGGAGTTCGGGCGCAATGCCATTCAGGCCGCGAAGCAGGTGGTCGTTCAGCGTGTCCGCGAAGCGGAGCGCATGAAGGTGTTCGACACCTACCATGGCCGCGTGGGCGAGATCGTCACCGGCAGCGTTCAGCAGGTGAGCCGTGGGAATGTGATCGTGAATCTCGGCCGGGCGGAGGCCATGCTTCCGTTTCGCGAGCAGATTCGTCGCGAACAGTACCGCCAGGGCGACACAGTGCGGGCCATCATCGTGGAGGTGCTTCGCGAGACCAAGGGTCCGCAGATCATTCTCTCTCGTGCCTCGGGCGAGTTTCTCGCGAAGCTCTTTGAGATGGAAGTCCCCGAGATCGTGGAGGGGATCGTTCAGATCAAGGGAGTGGCGCGCGAGGCGGGCGGACGCACGAAGATTGCCGTGGCCTCCACCGAGTTCCGCGTGGACCCGGTCGGAGCGTGTGTGGGAATGAAGGGGTCGCGGGTGCAGGGGATTGTGCGCGAACTCTCCGGCGAACGAATCGATATCGTTCCCTTCTCGGAGGATCCCATTGCGTTTGTGACCAAGGCCTTGTCACCCGCGAAGATCCTGCATGTGCTCCCGGAAGAAGAGACGAAGACCATGCGCGTCATCGTGACCGAAGACCAGCTGTCGCTGGCGATTGGCAAGGGCGGGCAGAATGTTCGTCTTGCGGCCCGGCTTACCGGCTGGGAGGTGGATCTCGTGCCGGACGAGACTTCCGCAGACTCCGCTGCCGCGGAAGTGGGAGTGCCGGTCGGGGAGATTCAGGGGATCGGGCCGAAGACACTGGAGAGTCTCGTGGAAGCGGGCCTGGATACGGTGCAGGCGGTGGTACGATCTTCGCTGGAAGACCTCGTGAATGTTCCCGGCGTGGGAGATGTCACCGCGCAGAAGATCTATCTGGCTGCCGTCCAGCACATGGAAGAGGTCGAGGCGGAGAAGGCCCGTGAAGAGGCCGCCCGTGTCGATCGAGAGGCCGCGGAAGCGAAGGAAGCCGCCGATGCCGTGGCATCTCTGGCGGCGGGCCCCGTGGAAGCGGAGGAGGATCCTCCGGCGGAGAAGGAAGAGGAGGTCTTCGTGGATCCGTCGATTCAGGCCGAGGAGCAGGCATCGCTGGAAGCGGCAAGGCTGGCCGAAGAGGAAGAGATGGCCGCGCTGGATGCCGCGATGGGCTCCGGCGGAGAGTCGGTGGACACGGACGAAGCGGAGGAGCCCACGGAAGAACCGGCGGCCGAGGATTCCGGGAAGACAGAGGGGGAGTAA
- a CDS encoding M28 family peptidase → MQVPERAWRAAGTALVVLCTGCGDAPPRVVDGEDCLALVRTQVAAGPRVPGTAGHRETEALIIRHLEATAEVVRVHSFQIISPWDSSEVVLRNILGVFRPESPVRILLGAHWDTRPGADREEDPARRHLPVPGANDGASGTAVLLEVARALADQPPSIGVDLVFFDGEDLGLDGQAETFALGSAGFVRDHPSYRPAFALIVDMVGRAGTRIPREALSAASAGALVEWVWRIGREAGVSVMADSLGGPVYDDHVAFLRAGVPALDLVDLADPAWHTTDDLPANCSPLALEETARWVLAVIAEAERTLSP, encoded by the coding sequence ATGCAGGTGCCCGAGCGAGCGTGGAGAGCGGCGGGGACGGCCCTGGTCGTCCTGTGCACGGGGTGCGGAGATGCGCCGCCCCGTGTCGTGGATGGAGAGGATTGCCTGGCTCTGGTTCGCACGCAGGTGGCCGCAGGGCCGCGAGTCCCCGGAACCGCAGGTCACCGGGAGACCGAGGCGCTCATCATCCGCCATCTGGAGGCCACTGCGGAAGTGGTGCGCGTCCATTCGTTTCAGATCATCTCTCCCTGGGACTCCTCCGAGGTCGTCTTGCGGAACATCCTCGGCGTCTTCCGCCCCGAGAGTCCCGTTCGGATTCTACTCGGAGCGCATTGGGATACACGCCCCGGGGCGGACCGCGAGGAAGATCCGGCGCGTCGGCATCTGCCGGTGCCGGGCGCGAATGACGGTGCTTCGGGGACGGCGGTACTGCTGGAAGTGGCCCGGGCGTTGGCCGACCAACCGCCTTCGATCGGCGTGGATCTGGTCTTCTTTGACGGAGAGGATCTCGGGCTCGACGGCCAAGCGGAGACTTTCGCGCTGGGGTCCGCCGGGTTTGTGCGTGACCACCCATCGTACCGACCGGCCTTTGCGCTGATTGTGGACATGGTCGGTCGTGCGGGCACGCGAATCCCCCGGGAGGCGCTTTCGGCCGCGTCAGCCGGGGCGCTGGTGGAGTGGGTCTGGAGGATCGGCCGGGAAGCCGGAGTGTCGGTCATGGCGGATTCGCTGGGTGGCCCGGTCTACGACGATCATGTCGCGTTTCTCCGTGCGGGGGTCCCGGCACTGGATCTGGTGGATTTGGCGGACCCCGCGTGGCACACGACGGACGATCTCCCGGCAAACTGCTCCCCGCTGGCTCTGGAGGAGACTGCACGATGGGTCCTTGCCGTGATCGCAGAGGCGGAGCGGACCCTTTCCCCTTGA
- the sprA gene encoding cell surface protein SprA: MTILAARFLPGFRTRILLLGTCVLFAGSAQVARADFLSSRIEGTQFWMPPGVQGPEPIASLHSPVRGGLLRIKSTRIRDEAELDLLGGRMVVYRRYGSVDMAPVWVEDLRTMIGAAAVHSAREVWMDVLRRETSARRGDQHAGLISIDIPVEFPDALADIIGQGARLNLTGSERITFSGTSNIIEGGPTYESGNPSAFPDLDMKQHLKLNLDGTIGRKIHVLVNHDSEVSTDLDNKIQLRYDGDEDEIVQKIEMGNTDLSLPGSEFLSFRKSQQGLFGAKAQGSLGPLNLTVIASKQEGKTASQTFVGRARRDSVTVRDIDYIKRQYFWIDTPEVLAMNSDPGDGAAVLPLGGEGFDLFMDDRDAQNNFTNTFIANAWIDVVDTTSANFTGFFTRLEENVDYQVDRQSGNVVLTRPLDDRYALAAHYVRASGDSVGALSVAEGDTISLKLLRPPQSELDDDAKGFVRARAYEQKNIYFLGARNIVPEGFELVIRRKGATAGEPDEDIQIDEANAANNQEFVRIMGLDYRGLADDIPDLRVEPEFVDYEAGTITFPNITPFAPDSSSINVIVSPSQVSTGRSSEPGVPLAEDNGALYSLPPDELYNQDRYYIETKYTTPTPTYSLNRFNILEGSERVHLNGRLLNRGSDYDIDYDYGILTFRTADASLPDAEISVDFEFVPLFGQAKESLLGLSGTYNFGPRTHLSSSLLFFTKATPEERPKLGQEPTRTFVGNLYGQWVKEPDFLTSLANAIPLVRTDAKSDVQLQGEVAFSMPNPNTKNQIYIDDMEGVEDSRELSLARGTWHPASEPVGMEYLPRTVFNWYNPENVVRRKDVYPQVADEREGQDFIQILEFRTRETASPDSSWVGIMRNLSMTGEDYTEKKFVEIWVDDLGGYEGVMTFDIGEISEDHYLESEGLQKGRGFLDTEDFDPFDGSLTVSREDLGLDNVQGTDGSGSEGDDGDDDFFFERTSTPDYTQINGTEGNSRLDTEDTDGDNFLDTDNKYLSFEIDLSDTLGSPYLVQRNSEVTGEADNYWRLYRIPIDDGVPVGGVVRRKAVKYARLWFEGLSEDAGVKARVASIKIVGAAWVEEAMATNDTVEPVPESEDAGSFLINVKNTKEDDDYFPPFDPGKDQSNEEKREQSLVVQYSEIPSGSVTEGRQGSAYKEILDTGDGTSTNFTQYETMSFYLRDGARDRAGAVRPGFDPVEGSTGTFFFRFGADTLNFYEFATVPDSSWQEVNIPLDELAVLKLDAPETTLTVEGAVVEYREMIVDGDTLSVYGAPSLTRVRRMTVGVRGDDPARPEVSGEVWFDEIRLRSVKKKRGAAARLHGSARVADLLTLDGGIRRVGSEFRRIEGERHGSDEFSWNARGDLKLNKFIDGRGLSFPISGSYDFSESVPLLSPNSDIELISDEDKMNARTVRRKSSFSARIAKTRQSSNPFIHYTLDNLSLSYARTNSRNRTPFLASRGHTATGQTTYNLTPGRARSIRLLKTFDFNYFPTLKLGINGSLNGTESSDIRQGATGNAVYSPRAPVRNRLLEGSLGFQWDPLRSNSFDSQFAFNKRQDLDLRKDLSLVESFQAGGRELRRDHNMRVSWRPGFVRWLRPVMSYDSNYQEDQGPGAQAADTELRLRRVQNASTREISSSLNLRQLFRSKGGGSPSGGSTGRRRPVSGSGKETGDEEAGEEEQGDPAWKQVLNGARGVARMVGDIRYSYSDRRSSRFSRVGASPGLGYQMGLSEFDSGLLVLPEIGGASLIEDNTDRSRSSKLDTSFSPTSNIVTNWHYTKRTTRKVLNATRTRTEDVTFPDVALSIDGLEKRFFLQRWARSSNLSSSFRRESKRSGRISDEAAPLPEGTKWYDSDATRSDFTPLVSWSTNWKGGVNTTLTVNRGVALDESEFNSVVSSTRTTNNAFRMNARYSFSAPRGLSLFGGKRLRFRSDLTLNFDFDRSEDKVEETQTQPDGEATTTVRSHRKSLGIKPRATYNFSRKIQGSLDLSYSRTEDLLRDRTDTSISVAVEALIKF; this comes from the coding sequence ATGACGATCCTCGCGGCCCGCTTTCTGCCCGGATTCCGAACGCGAATCCTTCTTCTGGGGACCTGCGTGCTGTTTGCCGGATCTGCCCAGGTCGCGCGAGCGGACTTCCTGTCGTCACGGATTGAAGGCACGCAGTTCTGGATGCCGCCGGGCGTCCAGGGCCCCGAGCCCATCGCGTCGCTGCATTCCCCCGTGCGGGGAGGCCTCCTTCGGATCAAGAGCACCCGCATCCGGGATGAAGCGGAACTGGATCTTCTTGGCGGCCGCATGGTGGTGTACAGGCGATATGGCTCCGTGGACATGGCCCCGGTCTGGGTCGAGGATCTCCGGACGATGATCGGCGCGGCGGCGGTACACTCCGCCCGGGAGGTGTGGATGGATGTGCTTCGCCGGGAGACCTCCGCCAGAAGGGGAGATCAGCATGCGGGCCTCATCTCGATCGACATTCCGGTGGAGTTCCCCGATGCGCTCGCAGACATCATCGGACAGGGCGCGCGCCTGAACCTGACCGGGTCGGAGCGCATCACATTCTCCGGCACCTCCAACATCATTGAGGGCGGCCCGACTTACGAATCCGGGAACCCGTCCGCGTTCCCGGATCTGGACATGAAGCAGCACCTCAAGCTGAATCTGGACGGAACGATTGGGCGGAAAATCCATGTGTTGGTGAATCATGACAGCGAGGTCAGCACCGATCTCGACAACAAGATTCAACTTCGCTATGACGGCGACGAAGATGAAATCGTCCAGAAGATTGAGATGGGCAACACGGATCTCTCTCTTCCCGGGTCCGAGTTTCTTAGCTTTCGAAAGTCTCAACAGGGGCTGTTTGGTGCGAAGGCCCAGGGCAGCCTGGGGCCGCTGAACCTGACGGTCATTGCGTCGAAGCAGGAAGGGAAGACCGCCAGCCAGACCTTTGTCGGGCGTGCCCGCAGAGACTCGGTCACAGTGCGGGACATCGACTACATCAAGCGGCAGTACTTTTGGATCGACACGCCGGAAGTGCTGGCGATGAACTCGGACCCCGGCGACGGTGCGGCAGTGCTGCCTCTCGGGGGAGAGGGTTTTGACCTCTTCATGGATGATCGGGACGCCCAGAACAACTTCACGAATACCTTCATTGCGAATGCGTGGATCGATGTGGTGGATACCACTTCCGCGAACTTCACCGGGTTCTTTACGCGCCTGGAGGAGAATGTGGATTATCAGGTGGACCGTCAGTCGGGGAATGTTGTCCTCACGCGTCCGCTGGATGACCGCTACGCATTGGCGGCGCACTATGTCCGGGCGTCGGGAGACAGCGTGGGGGCCCTGAGCGTTGCGGAGGGAGACACGATCTCCCTCAAGCTCTTGCGGCCTCCGCAGTCGGAACTGGACGACGACGCGAAGGGATTCGTCCGCGCCCGAGCTTACGAGCAGAAGAACATCTATTTCCTGGGTGCGCGAAATATCGTGCCCGAAGGGTTCGAACTGGTGATCCGAAGGAAGGGCGCCACGGCCGGGGAACCGGACGAGGACATTCAGATTGACGAGGCCAACGCGGCGAATAACCAGGAGTTTGTGAGGATCATGGGGCTCGACTACCGAGGCCTTGCGGATGACATTCCGGATCTTCGCGTCGAGCCGGAGTTCGTTGATTATGAAGCCGGGACGATCACCTTTCCCAACATTACGCCGTTCGCGCCGGACTCTTCCTCGATCAATGTGATCGTGAGTCCTTCGCAGGTATCCACGGGGCGGTCCTCGGAGCCGGGTGTTCCGCTGGCGGAAGACAACGGGGCGCTCTACTCGCTTCCTCCGGATGAACTCTACAATCAGGATCGCTACTACATTGAGACGAAGTACACGACGCCGACCCCCACCTACAGCCTGAACCGGTTCAACATCCTGGAAGGATCGGAGCGCGTACACCTGAACGGTCGGCTCCTCAATCGCGGCTCCGACTACGATATTGACTACGACTACGGCATTCTCACCTTCCGAACGGCGGACGCCAGCCTTCCTGACGCGGAGATCTCGGTGGACTTCGAGTTTGTCCCGCTCTTCGGGCAGGCGAAAGAGTCACTCCTGGGGCTGTCGGGAACCTACAACTTCGGCCCGCGCACCCACCTGAGTTCGTCCCTGTTGTTCTTCACGAAAGCCACTCCGGAGGAGCGCCCGAAGCTCGGGCAGGAACCCACACGGACCTTTGTCGGGAATCTCTACGGGCAGTGGGTGAAGGAGCCGGACTTCCTCACCTCGCTGGCGAATGCCATTCCTCTGGTTCGAACAGACGCCAAATCGGATGTGCAGCTTCAGGGCGAAGTGGCGTTCTCCATGCCGAATCCAAACACGAAAAACCAGATCTACATCGACGACATGGAAGGAGTGGAAGACAGCCGGGAGCTCTCTCTTGCCCGGGGAACATGGCATCCGGCGTCGGAACCGGTGGGGATGGAGTATCTGCCGAGGACAGTCTTCAACTGGTACAACCCCGAGAATGTTGTTCGTCGAAAGGATGTGTACCCGCAGGTCGCGGACGAACGGGAAGGGCAGGACTTTATCCAGATTCTGGAGTTCAGAACGCGGGAGACGGCGTCCCCGGACTCATCGTGGGTGGGCATCATGCGGAATCTCTCCATGACAGGCGAGGACTACACGGAGAAGAAGTTCGTGGAGATCTGGGTGGACGATCTTGGCGGGTACGAAGGAGTGATGACATTCGACATCGGGGAGATCAGCGAAGACCACTATCTGGAGTCGGAGGGACTTCAAAAGGGACGGGGCTTTCTCGACACCGAGGACTTTGATCCGTTTGATGGATCGCTGACGGTCAGTCGAGAGGATCTGGGGCTGGACAATGTTCAAGGGACGGACGGTAGCGGGTCGGAAGGGGACGATGGAGACGACGACTTCTTCTTTGAGCGAACTTCCACTCCGGACTATACGCAGATCAACGGAACGGAAGGTAACAGCCGTCTCGATACGGAAGACACGGACGGAGACAACTTCCTTGATACAGACAATAAGTACCTGTCGTTCGAGATCGATCTGTCGGACACGCTGGGAAGCCCGTACCTGGTCCAGCGGAACTCCGAGGTGACTGGCGAGGCCGACAATTACTGGAGGCTCTACCGGATTCCTATCGATGATGGAGTGCCCGTGGGCGGTGTGGTTCGACGCAAGGCTGTGAAGTATGCGCGCCTCTGGTTCGAGGGCCTTTCGGAAGACGCCGGCGTGAAGGCACGCGTGGCGTCGATCAAGATCGTGGGGGCGGCATGGGTGGAGGAAGCCATGGCCACCAATGACACGGTAGAACCCGTGCCGGAGTCCGAGGATGCCGGATCGTTCCTCATCAATGTGAAGAACACCAAGGAAGACGACGACTACTTCCCGCCCTTCGATCCCGGCAAGGACCAGAGCAACGAAGAGAAGCGCGAACAGAGCCTCGTGGTGCAATACAGCGAGATTCCCTCCGGATCCGTGACGGAGGGGAGACAGGGGAGCGCCTACAAGGAGATCCTGGATACAGGCGACGGAACGAGTACCAACTTCACCCAGTACGAGACCATGAGCTTCTATCTTCGGGATGGCGCAAGGGATCGCGCGGGAGCGGTTCGGCCGGGCTTTGATCCGGTGGAGGGCTCTACAGGGACCTTCTTCTTTCGATTCGGAGCGGACACGCTGAACTTCTATGAGTTCGCGACGGTTCCCGACAGTTCCTGGCAGGAAGTCAATATCCCGTTGGACGAACTGGCCGTCTTGAAACTCGACGCACCGGAGACCACTCTGACCGTGGAGGGTGCGGTGGTCGAATACCGGGAGATGATCGTGGACGGAGACACATTGTCCGTCTACGGGGCCCCGTCGTTGACGCGTGTGAGACGCATGACGGTCGGCGTGCGTGGAGATGATCCGGCTCGTCCGGAAGTCTCCGGCGAGGTCTGGTTCGATGAGATTCGTCTTCGCTCGGTGAAGAAGAAGCGTGGTGCGGCGGCGAGGCTCCACGGAAGCGCCCGAGTGGCGGACCTGTTGACTCTGGACGGCGGAATCCGGCGAGTTGGGTCGGAGTTTCGCAGGATCGAGGGCGAGCGACACGGGAGCGATGAGTTTTCCTGGAATGCTCGGGGGGATCTCAAGTTAAACAAGTTCATTGACGGGAGAGGTCTGTCCTTTCCCATCAGCGGGTCGTACGACTTCTCGGAGTCGGTGCCGCTTCTTTCTCCGAACTCGGACATCGAGTTGATTTCCGATGAGGACAAGATGAACGCAAGGACCGTTCGAAGGAAGTCCTCCTTCTCGGCTCGAATTGCAAAGACGCGACAATCCTCGAATCCCTTCATCCACTACACGCTGGACAACCTGAGTCTGAGCTATGCGCGCACAAACAGCAGGAACCGCACTCCCTTCCTGGCAAGTCGGGGGCATACAGCCACCGGGCAGACGACCTACAACCTCACTCCGGGGCGAGCCCGGTCCATTCGCCTGCTGAAGACCTTCGACTTCAACTACTTTCCCACGCTGAAACTCGGGATCAACGGGAGCCTCAACGGCACAGAGTCGAGCGATATTCGGCAGGGGGCGACGGGCAATGCCGTGTACTCCCCGCGTGCGCCGGTTCGGAATCGCCTACTGGAGGGATCCCTGGGATTCCAGTGGGATCCTCTGCGCTCGAACTCTTTCGACAGTCAGTTTGCGTTCAACAAGCGGCAGGATCTGGATCTGCGGAAGGATCTGTCGCTTGTGGAGAGTTTCCAGGCAGGCGGAAGGGAACTCCGACGGGATCACAATATGCGGGTCAGCTGGAGGCCGGGTTTTGTTCGGTGGCTTCGGCCGGTGATGTCGTACGACTCCAACTATCAGGAGGATCAGGGGCCGGGCGCCCAGGCGGCGGATACGGAGTTGCGCCTGAGAAGAGTGCAGAACGCAAGTACAAGGGAGATTTCAAGCAGCCTGAATCTCCGGCAACTCTTCCGGTCGAAGGGAGGCGGCAGTCCTTCCGGGGGGAGTACCGGACGGCGAAGACCCGTTTCCGGGTCCGGCAAGGAGACGGGTGACGAGGAGGCCGGGGAAGAGGAGCAAGGAGATCCCGCGTGGAAGCAGGTGCTGAACGGCGCGCGCGGCGTGGCCCGGATGGTGGGGGACATTCGGTACTCGTATTCGGATCGGCGCTCCTCCCGCTTCAGCCGCGTGGGAGCAAGCCCGGGCCTTGGCTATCAGATGGGGCTGTCGGAGTTCGATTCCGGGCTTTTGGTCCTTCCCGAGATTGGGGGGGCCAGTCTGATCGAGGACAATACGGATCGGAGCCGCTCCAGCAAGCTGGACACATCCTTCTCCCCGACCTCTAACATTGTGACGAACTGGCACTACACGAAGAGAACGACCCGCAAGGTTCTCAACGCGACCCGTACAAGAACGGAAGATGTGACCTTCCCGGATGTTGCGCTCAGCATCGACGGTCTGGAGAAGCGGTTCTTTCTGCAAAGATGGGCGCGTTCGTCCAACCTCTCTTCGTCCTTCCGGAGGGAGTCGAAGCGCAGCGGTCGTATCTCCGATGAAGCGGCGCCGCTCCCTGAAGGGACGAAGTGGTACGACTCCGACGCCACGCGATCGGACTTCACGCCACTCGTCTCCTGGAGCACGAACTGGAAGGGCGGTGTAAACACGACGCTCACGGTGAATCGCGGGGTGGCATTGGACGAGTCGGAGTTCAACTCGGTGGTCTCCAGTACGCGCACCACCAACAACGCGTTCCGAATGAACGCCCGATACAGCTTTTCCGCCCCGCGCGGACTCTCCCTGTTCGGCGGGAAGCGGCTTCGCTTTCGCAGCGATCTGACGCTGAACTTCGATTTTGACCGCAGCGAGGACAAGGTGGAGGAGACTCAGACTCAACCGGACGGAGAGGCAACGACCACCGTGCGAAGTCATCGGAAGTCGCTGGGAATCAAGCCGCGGGCCACCTACAACTTCTCGCGGAAGATTCAGGGGAGTCTGGACCTGAGCTACAGTCGCACAGAGGATCTTCTGCGAGATCGCACTGACACCTCCATCAGCGTGGCGGTGGAAGCACTCATCAAGTTCTGA